Proteins co-encoded in one Arachis hypogaea cultivar Tifrunner chromosome 13, arahy.Tifrunner.gnm2.J5K5, whole genome shotgun sequence genomic window:
- the LOC112735886 gene encoding uncharacterized protein, translating into MMSGSRSGDLPSQSIGSHESNSAMRRRRKMKDQTCFCGLKTTIKKSGTRENPDRLFHTCARYPKGSHCNFFRWVEEDGYVAGAETDAEVGGDYDEWRLNVSWRLGSLEGEVRAMKMLIMFLSVAVVVATVLCVSLLVTLISK; encoded by the exons ATGATGAGTGGAAGCCGGAGTGGTGACCTGCCGTCGCAGTCTATCGGTAGCCATGAGTCGAACTCTGCCATGCGACGGAGGAGGAAGATGAAGGACCAGACTTGCTTTTGTGGGTTGAAGACGACAATTAAGAAATCCGGCACAAGAGAGAATCCGGATAGGTTGTTCCACACCTGTGCTAGATACCCG AAGGGAAGTCACTGCAACTTCTTTAGGTGGGTTGAGGAAGATGGGTATGTAGCAGGGGCGGAAACTGATGCAGAGGTTGGTGGGGACTATGATGAATGGAGACTGAATGTGTCATGGAGATTGGGTAGCTTGGAGGGTGAGGTTAGAGCAATGAAGATGCTGATAATGTTCTTGTCAGTTGCAGTGGTGGTGGCTACTGTATTGTGTGTATCACTGTTGGTCACATTAATCTCCAAGTAA